The following are encoded together in the Streptomyces sp. NBC_00358 genome:
- a CDS encoding DEAD/DEAH box helicase, protein MIVLMSVAPGSLESTMTEDLSPAERYAAARRRAAEQATALGSFREMYDFGLDPFQIEACKALEAGKGVLVAAPTGSGKTIVGEFAVHLALQQGKKCFYTTPIKALSNQKYADLCRRYGADKVGLLTGDNSVNSEAPVVVMTTEVLRNMLYAGSQTLLGLGHVVMDEVHYLSDRFRGAVWEEVIIHLPESVTLVSLSATVSNAEEFGDWLDTVRGDTQVIVSEHRPVPLFQHVLAGRRMYDLFEEGEGQRKAVNPDLTRMARMEASRPSYQDRRRGRAMREADRERERRQRSRIWTPGRPEVIERLESEGLLPAITFIFSRAACEAAVQQCLHAGLRLNDDAARARVRELVEERTASIPDEDLHVLGYFEWLEGLERGIAAHHAGMLPTFKEVVEELFVRGLVKAVFATETLALGINMPARSVVLEKLVKWNGEQHADITPGEYTQLTGRAGRRGIDIEGHAVVLWQRGFSPEHLAGLAGTRTYPLRSSFKPSYNMAVNLVEQFGRHRSRELLETSFAQFQADKSVVGISRQVQRNEEGLEGYKESMTCHLGDFDAYMTLRRELKDRETELARRGMTERRAEAAVALEKLKPGDVIHVPTGKYAGLALVLDPGLPAGRSNGHRGFEQHDGPRPLVLTAERQVKRLASMDFPVPVEALDRMRIPKSFNARSPQSRRDLASALRTKAGHLVPDRHRRKRAEAADDREIARLRTEIRAHPCHGCNDREDHARWAERYHRLQRDTTQLERRIEGRTNTIARTFDRIVALLTELDYLRSDEVTEHGKRLARLYGELDLLASECLRAGIWDGLSPAELAACVSALVYESRVADDAMAPKVPSGKAKAALGEMVRIWGRLDALEEDFGINQTEGVGQREPDLGFAWAAHEWASGKGLDEVLREAEMPAGDFVRWCKQVIDVLGQIAAAAPVSGGERSTVSKNARKAVDGLLRGVVAYSSVG, encoded by the coding sequence ATGATCGTCCTCATGTCAGTGGCTCCCGGTAGTCTCGAAAGCACGATGACAGAGGATCTCTCTCCGGCCGAGCGGTACGCGGCAGCACGCAGGCGCGCTGCCGAGCAGGCCACCGCGCTCGGCTCCTTCCGCGAGATGTACGACTTCGGCCTCGACCCCTTCCAGATCGAGGCCTGCAAGGCACTCGAAGCGGGCAAGGGAGTGCTGGTGGCCGCGCCCACCGGCTCGGGCAAGACGATCGTCGGCGAGTTCGCCGTCCACCTCGCCCTCCAGCAGGGCAAGAAGTGCTTCTACACGACGCCGATCAAGGCACTCTCCAACCAGAAGTACGCCGACCTGTGCCGCCGTTACGGCGCGGACAAGGTCGGCCTGCTCACCGGTGACAACAGCGTCAACTCCGAGGCACCGGTGGTCGTCATGACGACCGAGGTCCTGCGCAACATGCTGTACGCGGGGTCACAGACCCTCCTCGGACTCGGCCATGTCGTGATGGACGAGGTGCACTACCTCTCCGACCGCTTCCGCGGCGCCGTGTGGGAGGAAGTGATCATCCACCTCCCCGAGTCGGTGACCCTGGTGTCACTGTCGGCGACGGTGTCGAACGCGGAGGAGTTCGGCGACTGGCTGGACACCGTGCGCGGCGACACCCAGGTGATCGTCTCCGAGCACCGGCCCGTCCCGCTGTTCCAGCACGTGCTGGCCGGCCGGCGGATGTACGACCTCTTCGAGGAGGGCGAGGGCCAGCGCAAGGCCGTCAACCCCGACCTCACGCGCATGGCGCGCATGGAGGCGAGCCGTCCGTCGTACCAGGACCGCAGGCGGGGCCGCGCCATGCGCGAGGCCGACCGGGAGCGGGAGCGCAGACAGCGCTCGCGCATCTGGACGCCCGGCCGCCCCGAGGTCATCGAGCGGCTCGAGTCCGAAGGGCTGCTGCCCGCCATCACGTTCATCTTCAGCCGCGCGGCCTGCGAGGCCGCCGTGCAGCAGTGCCTGCACGCGGGCCTGCGGCTGAACGACGACGCGGCGCGCGCGCGAGTCCGTGAACTCGTCGAGGAGCGCACCGCCTCCATCCCGGACGAGGACCTGCACGTCCTCGGCTACTTCGAGTGGCTGGAGGGCCTGGAGCGCGGCATCGCGGCCCACCACGCGGGCATGCTGCCCACCTTCAAGGAGGTCGTCGAGGAACTCTTCGTCCGCGGCCTCGTCAAGGCGGTCTTCGCGACGGAGACCCTCGCGCTGGGCATCAACATGCCCGCCCGCTCGGTGGTGCTGGAGAAGCTCGTCAAGTGGAACGGCGAGCAGCACGCCGACATCACCCCCGGCGAGTACACCCAGCTGACCGGCCGTGCGGGCCGCCGGGGCATCGACATCGAGGGCCACGCGGTCGTGCTGTGGCAGCGCGGCTTCAGCCCCGAGCACCTCGCGGGACTCGCGGGCACCCGCACCTATCCGCTGCGCTCCAGCTTCAAGCCGTCGTACAACATGGCGGTGAACCTCGTCGAGCAGTTCGGGCGGCACCGCTCGCGCGAGCTCCTGGAGACGTCCTTCGCGCAGTTCCAGGCCGACAAGTCGGTCGTCGGGATCTCCCGGCAGGTGCAGCGCAACGAGGAGGGTCTCGAAGGCTACAAGGAGTCGATGACCTGCCACCTGGGCGACTTCGACGCGTACATGACCCTGCGCCGCGAACTCAAGGACCGCGAGACCGAGCTGGCCCGGCGGGGCATGACGGAGCGCCGTGCCGAGGCTGCCGTCGCCCTGGAGAAGCTGAAGCCGGGAGACGTGATCCATGTGCCGACCGGCAAGTACGCCGGACTGGCGCTGGTGCTGGACCCCGGGCTGCCCGCCGGCCGGTCCAACGGTCACCGGGGCTTCGAGCAGCACGACGGACCGCGTCCCCTGGTGCTCACAGCCGAGCGCCAGGTGAAGAGGCTGGCCTCGATGGACTTCCCGGTGCCGGTCGAGGCGCTCGACCGGATGCGGATCCCCAAGTCGTTCAACGCGCGTTCGCCGCAGTCCCGTCGGGACCTGGCGTCCGCGCTGCGGACCAAGGCCGGGCACCTCGTCCCGGACCGGCACCGCAGGAAGCGCGCCGAGGCCGCCGACGACCGCGAGATCGCCCGGCTGCGCACGGAGATCCGCGCGCACCCCTGCCACGGGTGCAACGACCGCGAGGACCATGCCCGTTGGGCCGAGCGCTACCACCGGCTGCAGCGCGACACCACGCAGCTGGAACGCCGGATCGAGGGCCGGACGAACACCATCGCCCGCACCTTCGACCGGATCGTCGCCCTCCTCACCGAGTTGGACTATCTGCGTTCCGACGAGGTCACCGAGCACGGCAAGCGGCTCGCCCGGCTGTACGGCGAACTCGACCTGCTGGCCAGCGAATGCCTGCGCGCCGGCATCTGGGACGGCCTCTCGCCGGCCGAACTGGCCGCCTGCGTCTCGGCGTTGGTGTACGAGTCCAGGGTCGCCGACGACGCCATGGCGCCGAAGGTGCCGTCCGGCAAGGCCAAGGCCGCGCTGGGCGAGATGGTGCGTATCTGGGGCCGGCTCGACGCCCTGGAGGAGGACTTCGGGATCAACCAGACCGAGGGCGTCGGCCAGCGCGAGCCGGACCTCGGTTTCGCCTGGGCCGCCCACGAATGGGCGTCCGGCAAGGGCCTCGACGAGGTGCTGCGCGAGGCCGAGATGCCCGCCGGTGACTTCGTGCGCTGGTGCAAGCAGGTCATCGACGTCCTCGGCCAGATCGCGGCCGCCGCGCCCGTCTCGGGCGGCGAGAGGTCGACGGTCTCGAAGAACGCGCGCAAGGCCGTCGACGGACTGCTGCGCGGGGTGGTCGCCTACTCGTCGGTGGGCTGA
- the atzF gene encoding allophanate hydrolase, with product MSALTRVRLAYARIEAADRPEIWIDLRPRPEAESEARAVDARVAAGEHLPLAGTVFAAKGNIDVAGLPTTAGCPAYAYTPEADAPAVARLRAAGAVVLGTTNLDQFATGLVGTRSPHGAVRGALDPERISGGSSSGSAVAVALGIVDLALGTDTAGSGRVPAAFNGIVGLKPTRGLVPTTGVVPACASLDCVTVFARTLPEAEQALAYMASPSGRELPPLPQRAPGPWRVAVPPTEQLGELDEGWAEAYEAAAGRLVAAGAEVRTLDLTPFTEAAAMLYEGAFVAERYTAVGSFVDKLTAEGGAGLDPTVAGIITRARDIPAHQLYADQERLASLRARALSELADADALLLPTAPGHPTLAEVAADPLGANARLGRFTNSTNLFDLAAVAVPAGRTPAGLPFGVMLIGPAFTDERLARIARSLEPEMRLAVVGAHLSGQPLNPQLLSLGARLDRTTTTAPVYRLHALATSPPKPGLVHVGAGGAAVEAEVWSLPADGLGRLLAALPRPMALGSVELADGSSVPGFLCEPGALDGAPDITEYGGWRAYVSRHPDH from the coding sequence ATGTCCGCCCTCACCCGAGTCCGCCTGGCGTACGCCCGTATCGAGGCCGCGGACCGCCCCGAGATCTGGATCGACCTGCGCCCCCGGCCGGAGGCCGAGAGCGAGGCCCGTGCCGTGGACGCCCGGGTCGCCGCGGGCGAGCACCTCCCGCTCGCCGGCACGGTGTTCGCCGCGAAGGGCAACATCGACGTGGCGGGCCTGCCCACCACCGCCGGCTGCCCGGCCTACGCGTACACGCCGGAGGCCGACGCCCCCGCGGTCGCCCGCCTCCGCGCCGCCGGAGCGGTCGTTCTCGGCACCACGAACCTCGACCAGTTCGCCACCGGCCTGGTCGGCACCCGCTCTCCGCACGGCGCGGTCCGCGGCGCCCTGGACCCGGAAAGGATCAGCGGCGGCTCCAGCTCGGGATCCGCGGTGGCGGTGGCTCTCGGCATCGTCGACCTGGCCCTCGGCACGGACACCGCCGGCTCCGGCCGCGTCCCCGCCGCGTTCAACGGCATCGTCGGCCTCAAACCGACCCGTGGCCTGGTGCCGACGACCGGCGTCGTCCCCGCCTGCGCCTCCCTGGACTGCGTGACCGTGTTCGCCCGCACCCTCCCGGAGGCCGAACAGGCCCTCGCGTACATGGCGTCCCCTTCCGGTCGCGAACTCCCCCCGCTCCCCCAGCGCGCCCCCGGCCCCTGGCGCGTCGCCGTCCCTCCGACGGAACAGCTCGGCGAACTGGACGAGGGCTGGGCCGAGGCGTACGAGGCGGCGGCCGGGCGGCTCGTGGCGGCGGGGGCCGAGGTCCGCACCCTCGACCTCACGCCCTTCACCGAGGCGGCCGCGATGCTCTACGAGGGCGCCTTCGTCGCCGAGCGCTACACGGCGGTGGGGAGCTTTGTCGACAAGCTGACCGCCGAGGGCGGTGCGGGTCTCGACCCGACCGTCGCGGGGATCATCACCCGCGCCCGGGACATCCCCGCGCACCAGTTGTACGCCGACCAGGAACGGCTGGCCTCCCTGCGGGCCCGGGCGCTCAGCGAACTGGCCGACGCCGACGCGCTGCTCCTGCCCACCGCGCCCGGCCATCCCACCCTGGCCGAGGTCGCCGCCGACCCGCTGGGCGCCAACGCCCGGCTGGGCCGCTTCACCAACTCCACGAACCTCTTCGACCTGGCGGCCGTCGCCGTCCCGGCCGGCCGGACACCCGCAGGACTTCCCTTCGGCGTGATGCTGATCGGCCCGGCGTTCACCGACGAGCGGCTCGCCCGGATCGCCCGCTCGCTGGAACCGGAGATGCGCCTCGCCGTGGTCGGCGCGCATCTGTCCGGCCAGCCGCTCAACCCGCAACTGCTGTCCCTGGGCGCCCGCCTGGACCGTACGACCACCACCGCCCCCGTCTACCGCCTGCACGCCCTGGCCACCAGCCCGCCGAAGCCGGGCCTCGTGCATGTCGGCGCGGGCGGCGCCGCCGTCGAGGCCGAGGTGTGGAGTCTCCCGGCGGACGGTCTCGGACGCCTGCTGGCGGCGCTCCCCCGCCCGATGGCACTGGGCAGCGTGGAACTGGCCGACGGCAGCAGCGTGCCCGGCTTCCTCTGCGAACCCGGCGCGCTGGACGGCGCGCCCGACATCACGGAGTACGGAGGCTGGCGCGCGTACGTGAGCCGCCACCCGGACCACTGA
- a CDS encoding 5-oxoprolinase/urea amidolyase family protein, translated as MTFDTLLIANRGEIAVRIIRTARELGLRTVAVYSDADRAAPHVRLADEAVRLGPAPAKESYLDGDLVLKAAKDTGAGAIHPGYGFLSEDAAFARRCEDAGIVFVGPTPEQLELFGAKHTARAAAEAAGVPLAPGTGLLAGLPEALDAAGSIGYPVMLKATGGGGGIGMSACRSADELTEAWDRVQRVAAASFSSAGVFLERLVEHARHVEVQVFGDGRGRVVTFGDRDCSLQRRNQKVLEEAPAPGLPSPVRDRLASAARELCASVGYRSAGTVEFVYDAAREEAYFLEVNTRLQVEHPVTEEIYGVDLVAWMLRLARGESDVVRDPGEPRGHAVEARVYAEDPSREHRPSAGLLTRVEFPGGVRVDGWVETGTEVTTSYDPMLAKIIAYGPDRAHALERLDEALARTRVDGIETNLGLVRAALAEPSFRRAGHSTATLADVRDPTPRVEVVSGGTLTTVQDWPGRTGYWQVGVPPCGPMDDLSFRLGNRALGNPEGAPGLECTLQGPALRFTHATTVCVTGAPAPVTVDGSAVAQWEPVTVPAGAVLEVGAPTGHGLRTYVLFAGGGLDVPAFLGSASTFTLGRFGGHGGRTLRTGDVLHGGAATAAGAPVPPAERPRFTAEWRVGALEGPHAAPEFFTEDDIHDFYAADWKVHFNSARTGVRLIGPKPRWARTDGGEAGLHPSNIHDTPYSVGAVDYTGDMPVLLGPDGPSLGGFVCPATVVSTERWKLGQFRPGDTVRFAPLADDGSQRPAIVDGGVLARDGDVTYRRSGDDNLLVEFGPMQLDLALRMRVHALMEAVTEAALDGVTDLTPGIRSLQIQADPRRLPQRELLDTVRRTVRALPPSDQLVVPSRTVHLPLSWDDPATREAIARYMAGVRDDAPWCPWNIEFIRRVNGLDSVDDVYRTVFDAEYLVLGLGDVYLGAPVATPLDPRHRLVTTKYNPARTWTAENSVGIGGAYLCVYGMEGPGGYQFVGRTTQVWSGWQQRGAFEPGSPWLLRFFDRIKWYPVEADELLELRADIISGRFVPRVEEGTFSLAAYEDFLAENAESIAEFRSRQGGAFSAERDAWEAAGEFTRAETAGVPAAPAVEVSVPEGGRLIEAEFAASVWQLNVKPGERVTAGQPLLALEAMKMESRVPAPVDGVVQRILARPGDQVEAGTALLVLAPPETPTP; from the coding sequence ATGACCTTCGACACCCTGCTGATCGCCAACCGCGGCGAGATCGCCGTCCGGATCATCCGGACCGCCCGCGAACTGGGCCTGCGCACGGTCGCCGTGTACTCCGACGCCGACCGCGCCGCGCCCCACGTCCGGCTCGCCGACGAGGCCGTACGCCTCGGCCCGGCCCCCGCGAAGGAGTCCTACCTCGACGGCGACCTGGTCCTGAAGGCGGCCAAGGACACCGGGGCCGGGGCCATCCACCCCGGGTACGGCTTCCTGTCCGAGGACGCCGCGTTCGCGCGGCGCTGCGAGGACGCCGGGATCGTGTTCGTCGGACCGACGCCGGAACAGCTGGAGCTGTTCGGCGCCAAGCACACGGCGCGGGCCGCCGCCGAGGCCGCGGGAGTGCCGCTGGCGCCGGGCACGGGGCTGCTCGCCGGCCTTCCCGAGGCCCTCGACGCGGCCGGGAGCATCGGCTATCCCGTCATGCTCAAGGCCACCGGCGGGGGCGGTGGCATCGGCATGTCGGCATGTCGATCCGCCGATGAACTGACCGAGGCCTGGGACCGGGTGCAGCGCGTCGCGGCGGCCTCCTTCTCCTCCGCCGGGGTCTTCCTCGAACGCCTCGTCGAGCACGCCCGCCATGTCGAGGTGCAGGTCTTCGGCGACGGCCGGGGCCGGGTCGTCACCTTCGGCGACCGCGACTGCTCGCTCCAGCGCCGCAACCAGAAGGTCCTGGAGGAGGCCCCCGCCCCGGGCCTGCCCTCCCCCGTGCGCGACCGACTGGCCTCCGCCGCCCGCGAGTTGTGCGCCTCGGTCGGCTACCGCTCGGCCGGTACCGTCGAGTTCGTCTACGACGCCGCCCGCGAGGAGGCGTACTTCCTGGAGGTCAACACCCGTCTCCAGGTGGAGCATCCGGTCACCGAGGAGATCTACGGCGTCGACCTGGTCGCCTGGATGCTGCGCCTCGCGAGAGGCGAGTCCGATGTCGTACGCGATCCCGGCGAGCCCCGCGGTCACGCCGTCGAGGCACGGGTGTACGCCGAGGACCCCTCACGCGAACACCGGCCGAGCGCGGGCCTGTTGACCCGGGTGGAGTTCCCCGGCGGGGTCCGGGTGGACGGCTGGGTCGAGACGGGCACCGAGGTGACCACCTCGTACGACCCGATGCTCGCGAAGATCATCGCCTACGGGCCGGACCGGGCGCACGCCCTGGAACGGCTCGACGAGGCCCTGGCCAGGACCCGGGTGGACGGGATCGAGACGAACCTCGGTCTGGTGCGGGCCGCGCTCGCCGAACCGTCCTTCCGGCGGGCCGGGCACTCGACGGCCACTCTGGCCGACGTCCGCGACCCCACCCCGCGCGTCGAGGTCGTCTCCGGCGGCACGCTCACCACCGTGCAGGACTGGCCCGGCCGCACCGGCTACTGGCAGGTCGGGGTACCGCCGTGCGGCCCGATGGACGACCTGTCCTTCCGGCTCGGCAACCGGGCGCTCGGCAACCCCGAGGGTGCACCGGGTCTCGAATGCACCCTGCAGGGACCGGCGTTGCGGTTCACCCACGCCACGACGGTCTGTGTCACGGGCGCTCCCGCGCCGGTCACCGTGGACGGATCGGCGGTCGCCCAGTGGGAGCCCGTGACCGTGCCGGCCGGGGCGGTGCTGGAGGTCGGCGCGCCCACCGGGCACGGACTGCGCACCTATGTGCTGTTCGCGGGCGGCGGGCTGGACGTGCCCGCGTTCCTCGGAAGCGCCTCCACCTTCACCCTCGGCCGGTTCGGCGGCCACGGCGGCCGCACGCTGCGGACCGGCGACGTCCTGCACGGCGGCGCCGCCACGGCGGCCGGGGCACCCGTGCCCCCCGCGGAACGCCCCCGCTTCACGGCCGAGTGGCGGGTCGGCGCCCTCGAAGGACCGCACGCCGCGCCCGAGTTCTTCACCGAGGACGACATCCACGACTTCTACGCCGCGGACTGGAAGGTCCACTTCAACTCGGCCCGTACCGGCGTGCGGCTCATCGGACCGAAGCCCCGCTGGGCCCGCACGGACGGCGGCGAGGCCGGGCTTCACCCCTCGAACATCCACGACACTCCCTATTCGGTCGGAGCCGTCGACTACACCGGCGACATGCCGGTGCTGCTCGGCCCGGACGGCCCCTCGCTCGGCGGCTTCGTCTGCCCGGCGACCGTCGTCAGCACGGAGCGCTGGAAGCTCGGCCAGTTCCGCCCCGGCGACACCGTCCGCTTCGCCCCGCTGGCCGACGACGGTTCACAGCGGCCCGCGATCGTCGACGGCGGTGTACTCGCCCGCGACGGCGATGTGACGTACCGCCGCAGCGGCGACGACAACCTGCTGGTCGAGTTCGGTCCCATGCAACTGGACCTCGCCCTGCGCATGCGGGTCCACGCCCTGATGGAGGCGGTGACCGAGGCCGCGCTCGACGGTGTCACGGATCTGACGCCGGGCATCCGCTCCCTCCAGATCCAGGCGGACCCGCGCCGGCTCCCCCAGCGCGAACTCCTGGACACCGTACGGCGCACGGTCCGCGCGCTCCCGCCGAGCGACCAGCTCGTCGTCCCCTCCCGCACCGTCCATCTCCCGCTGTCCTGGGACGACCCGGCCACCCGCGAGGCCATCGCCCGCTACATGGCCGGTGTCCGCGACGACGCGCCCTGGTGCCCGTGGAACATCGAGTTCATCCGCCGCGTGAACGGCCTGGACTCGGTGGACGACGTGTACCGCACGGTCTTCGACGCGGAGTACCTGGTCCTCGGCCTGGGCGATGTCTACCTGGGCGCCCCGGTCGCCACCCCGCTCGACCCCCGCCACCGGCTCGTCACCACCAAGTACAACCCCGCCCGCACCTGGACCGCCGAGAACTCCGTCGGGATCGGCGGCGCCTACCTCTGCGTCTACGGCATGGAGGGCCCCGGCGGCTACCAGTTCGTCGGCCGTACGACCCAGGTGTGGTCGGGCTGGCAGCAGCGCGGCGCGTTCGAGCCGGGCTCGCCCTGGCTGCTGCGCTTCTTCGACCGGATCAAGTGGTACCCGGTGGAGGCTGACGAACTCCTGGAACTGCGCGCCGACATCATCTCCGGCCGCTTCGTGCCGCGCGTCGAGGAGGGCACCTTCTCGCTGGCCGCGTACGAGGACTTCCTCGCCGAGAACGCCGAGTCCATCGCGGAGTTCCGCTCCCGGCAGGGAGGCGCCTTCTCCGCCGAACGGGACGCCTGGGAGGCGGCGGGCGAGTTCACCCGCGCCGAGACGGCCGGGGTCCCGGCGGCGCCGGCCGTCGAGGTGAGTGTCCCGGAGGGCGGCCGGCTGATCGAGGCCGAGTTCGCCGCGTCGGTGTGGCAGCTGAACGTGAAGCCGGGCGAGCGGGTGACGGCGGGGCAGCCTCTGCTGGCCCTGGAGGCGATGAAGATGGAGTCCCGTGTCCCCGCCCCGGTCGACGGCGTGGTCCAGCGGATCCTCGCCAGACCGGGCGACCAGGTGGAGGCGGGCACGGCCCTGCTGGTCCTCGCTCCCCCGGAGACCCCGACCCCCTGA
- a CDS encoding urea amidolyase associated protein UAAP2 has product MTHVTVPARAAWSAVVRAGETLTVTDLHGNQAVDFLVYDAGDTSVRYSAPDTIQAQGNIFLTTGSVLMSNEHTPLMTVVEDEVGRHDTVGGACSKESNTLRYGHHTWSQHACVDNFLAEGARYGLGKRDLVSNINWYMNVPVEKDGTLGIVDGISAPGLRLSLRADREVIVLVSNCPQINNPCNGFEPTAVAMTIGASA; this is encoded by the coding sequence ATGACGCACGTCACCGTCCCGGCCAGGGCCGCCTGGTCCGCCGTCGTCCGCGCGGGCGAGACGCTCACCGTCACCGATCTGCACGGCAACCAGGCCGTCGACTTCCTGGTGTACGACGCCGGGGACACCTCCGTCCGCTACAGCGCGCCCGACACCATCCAGGCGCAGGGGAACATCTTCCTGACCACGGGCAGTGTGCTGATGTCGAACGAGCACACCCCGCTGATGACGGTCGTCGAGGACGAGGTCGGCCGGCACGACACGGTCGGCGGCGCCTGCTCCAAGGAGTCCAACACCCTGCGGTACGGACACCACACCTGGTCCCAGCACGCCTGCGTGGACAACTTCCTCGCGGAAGGCGCCCGTTACGGCCTCGGCAAACGCGATCTCGTCTCGAACATCAACTGGTACATGAACGTGCCGGTCGAGAAGGACGGCACCCTCGGCATCGTCGACGGCATCTCCGCGCCGGGACTGCGGCTGAGCCTGCGCGCCGACCGCGAGGTGATCGTGCTGGTCTCCAACTGCCCTCAGATCAACAACCCGTGCAACGGCTTCGAACCGACGGCGGTCGCGATGACGATCGGGGCGTCCGCATGA
- a CDS encoding urea amidolyase associated protein UAAP1, which yields MATATTYGARDHARAQQGTRAEAMPVVPAGDWPAPPCEAGHLVWAETVAGGNYTHKVLARGTELRLTDLTGDACAHLLLYVADRPWERLNVADTVKVQWNAYLGQGQLLLSDQGRVLASVVTDSSGRHDALCGTSTLVRNTERYGDGTPQSASPAGRELFKLAAAKNGLGPRDLPPSLSFFQGVEIRDDGSLDFTGSAGAGGSVTLRAEQDVTVLMANVPHPADPRPAYTSGPLEVLAWRARATAAGDPLWEATPEGRRAFLNTAEHLATRGLA from the coding sequence ATGGCGACAGCGACCACCTACGGAGCACGCGACCACGCCCGCGCCCAGCAGGGAACCCGTGCGGAGGCCATGCCCGTGGTCCCCGCGGGCGACTGGCCCGCGCCGCCCTGCGAGGCGGGCCATCTGGTGTGGGCGGAGACCGTGGCGGGCGGCAACTACACGCACAAGGTGCTGGCCCGGGGCACCGAACTGCGGCTGACCGACCTCACCGGCGACGCCTGCGCGCATCTGCTGCTGTACGTCGCGGACCGCCCGTGGGAACGCCTGAACGTCGCCGACACCGTCAAGGTCCAGTGGAACGCCTATCTGGGCCAGGGGCAGTTGCTCCTCTCCGACCAGGGCCGCGTGCTGGCCTCGGTGGTCACCGACTCCTCCGGACGGCACGACGCCCTGTGCGGCACCTCCACGCTCGTACGCAACACCGAGCGGTACGGGGACGGCACTCCGCAGTCCGCGTCCCCGGCCGGGCGCGAGCTGTTCAAGCTGGCCGCCGCCAAGAACGGGCTCGGGCCCCGCGACCTGCCGCCCTCGCTCTCCTTCTTCCAGGGGGTGGAGATCCGCGACGACGGCTCACTCGACTTCACCGGCTCGGCCGGAGCGGGTGGCAGCGTCACCCTGCGCGCCGAGCAGGACGTCACCGTACTGATGGCGAACGTGCCGCACCCGGCCGATCCTCGCCCCGCCTACACGAGCGGCCCCCTGGAGGTGCTGGCCTGGCGCGCACGGGCGACCGCGGCGGGCGACCCGCTGTGGGAGGCCACGCCCGAAGGCCGCCGCGCGTTCCTCAACACCGCCGAACACCTTGCCACGAGGGGGCTCGCATGA
- a CDS encoding TetR/AcrR family transcriptional regulator, giving the protein MGTGGGRRVGRPRAAQRPDSGLTPRAELLDAAAELFTTRGYAATTTRAVAERAGMRQASMYHYVSGKEELLAELLESTVTPSLAFARELLADDTAPAEGRLWELCRTDVEVLCGGPHNLGGLYLLPEVRTERFAGFHAVRAELKDTYRQLLAATAAGGALAKTELDLRTDLLFGLIEGVILVHRSDPQRPVSAFAEATADAALRIAGI; this is encoded by the coding sequence ATGGGAACGGGTGGCGGACGACGGGTCGGCAGGCCACGGGCCGCGCAACGGCCGGACAGCGGGCTGACGCCACGCGCCGAACTGCTCGACGCGGCGGCCGAGTTGTTCACGACCCGGGGATACGCGGCCACCACCACCCGCGCCGTCGCCGAACGGGCGGGGATGCGCCAGGCGTCCATGTACCACTACGTGTCCGGCAAGGAGGAGCTGCTCGCCGAGCTCCTGGAGTCCACGGTCACGCCCTCGCTGGCCTTCGCGCGCGAGCTCCTCGCCGATGACACGGCGCCGGCGGAGGGTCGGCTGTGGGAACTGTGCCGCACCGACGTGGAAGTGCTCTGCGGGGGCCCGCACAACCTCGGCGGTCTCTATCTGCTTCCCGAGGTGCGCACGGAACGCTTCGCCGGCTTCCATGCCGTACGCGCCGAACTCAAGGACACCTACCGTCAGTTGCTCGCCGCCACGGCGGCCGGCGGCGCGCTCGCCAAGACCGAGCTGGATCTGCGGACGGATCTGCTGTTCGGGCTGATCGAGGGAGTCATCCTCGTGCACCGCTCGGACCCGCAGCGCCCCGTCTCGGCGTTCGCCGAGGCCACGGCGGACGCGGCGCTGCGCATCGCCGGAATCTGA